ATGCTAAGCTTGAACTATGGAATAAAAATGTCTTTGGTCATTTTGGCAAAAATATAGCTAGATTGAAAAAACAATTACAGTGGTTGGAACTTCAATCTGCTACTACTGAAAATATCATGGCAATGAGGGACACTCGTGTTGAATTAAATTGCTGGTTAGATAAGGAAGACGCTATGTGGCACCAACAGTCTCGGTTGAATTGGTTTCAGGCGGGTGATCGAAACACAGGTTACTTTACTATGttctagaaaaatatattttaagggTTGTTTGATCATAATGAAGTTTGGCAAGAAGATGCAAGTGTTGTGGAAGGCATAATTCTCAAATACTACTCTGATCTTTTCCAATCATCACAACCCACAGATTTTGCTGAATTAATAGAAGCAGCGGTACCAAAGGTTTCTCAAGAAATGAACAGTAGCTTGACAAGTGGGTTTCAAGATGCAGAGGTTTTTAAAGCATTAAAGCAAATGTATCCTCTTAAATCTCTAGGACCTTACGGTATGCCTCTTctattttttcaacatttttggcCTACCATTAGGAAtgttgtcactaaaactatCTTGGATTTACTTAATCATAGTATTGTCCCACCAAAGTTCAATGAAACTCATATTGTTTTGGTCCCAAAGATTAAAAATCCAAAGAAAGTTACAGATTTCCGCCCTACTAGTCTATGTAATGTGATGTATAAACTAGCCTCCAAAGTTTTGGCTAGTAGACTTAAGAAAGTTTTACCAAAAATTATTAGTGATCCTCAAAGTGTTTTTGTACATGAAAGGTTAATTACTGATAATGTTTTAGTTGCTTTTAAGACCATGCATCAtattaatcaaaagaaaagaggaaaagttGGAGAAATGACTTTAAAATTGGATATGAGCAAGGCATATGATAGAGTTGAGTGGATTTGTTTAGATAAGATTATGGAGAAATTGGGATTTAATTCCAGATGGAGGGAATTGATGGTGTTTTGTATTTCTTCTGTATCTTATTCTATTCGTATTAATGGGAGGCCTAGAGGTGAAATATGTCCTCTAAGAGATTTAAGACAAGGTGATCTATTATCcccatatctttttttaatttgttctgAGGGTTTATCtgctttaattaaaaaatttgtacatGATGGTTTTATGGATGGGGTGACTATTTGTAGAGGGGCTCCAACTCTTTCTCACTTATTCTTTGCTGATGATAGTTTGATCTTTTGTAAAGCAACCTTGAATGATTGTGACTCATTGTAGCGTGTGTTAAAAGTGTATGAAGATGCATCTGGCCAACAGTTGAATAGGGCAAAAACATCCTTGTTTTCAGCAACAATACTGATAGATCTATTAAAGAGGAAATTAAGTCAAGATTCGGAGCCCAGATTATTAAACAGCTTGAAAAATATCTTGGTTTTCCTTCTTTGGTTGAGAGGAGTAAAAGAAATACTTTTAATGCGGTGTTGGAAAAATTGGCGACAAAGTTGGCAGGGTGGaaggaaatttttttgtcaaaagcAGGAAAGGAAGTCTTGATTAAGGTTGTTGCACAAGCAATCCCTACGTATACTATGAGCTGTTTTAAAAAACCTGATGCCCTCTATGATGAACTGACAAGTatgattcaaaatttttggtggggacaaaagtaggatgaaaagaaaatggCATGGTTGAGTTGGGAGAAATTGTGTGTACCCAAATCATGTGGTGGATTGGGGTTCAAACTTTTAAAACCCTTTAACCTTGCTCTCTTGGCAAAACAAGGTTGGTGGCTTTAGTTGGGTTAGAATTCACTTGTGTACaagattttaaagctcgatatTTCAAGGATTATGAATTTATCCAAGCCTCATTGGGAAATAAACCATCATACGTTTGGAGGAGTATTTTTGCTATACAAAAGATTGTCGAAAAAGGTATGAGATGGCGTGTTGGGAATGGGCATAGGATTAGAATTTGGGATGACCCGTGGGTTCCTAATTCTTCTTAATATAGAGTGGTCTCTCTTAGGACTCTATCTCTTTAGGTTTCTATGGTTAGTCATTTGATTGATTATGATAAGAACTGTTGGAATTTGGATTTGCTTAAAAGTTTATTCCTTCCTTTTGAGGTTGAAAATATTTGTGGAATTCCCTTGAGCAATAAGTTTCCTGATGATAAGCTAATCTAGGCAGAGACATCTAATGGGGTATTTTCAATAAGGAGTGCCTATAAAATTGCTATGGAGTTGGATAAGGATGCCACTGATGCTTAGTTTCAGATGGGGCAAACCTACGTATATTTTGGAGGAAACTTTGGAAATTACAAGTCCCTCAGAAAATTAGACACTTTGCTGGAGGGCTACACGTGATATCCTACCAACAAAGGCAAATATGATGCTTAGACATGTTCTAATGGATGATGTTTGTGAGGAATGTGGGGCAAATTTAGAAacctttcttcatcttttttggGAGTGCCAAAGTGCTAGTGAAACATGGGCTTTCATTCAAGAACTTCCGGATTTTGGCTCCAATACATTTTTGAAGCTTCATGGATTTCCTTTGGTTTGTTTTGATGGAGGCAGATTGGTCTATTGAGGATTCTGCTATGGCAGTTTCACTGGTTTGGACTCTATGGACAAATATAAATGAGGTTAGACATGGTGGTATGAGGAAAAATGGAAGAGAGTTGTTTTCTGAGGTGTCTGCACTATATGGAGGAATATTGGGCTGCTTTAATAATCCCACTGAAGCATTCTCAATCACTAGAATCTAATTGGTCTCTTCCGCTGGTGCCTTTCTATAAGGTAAATGTTGATGAGGCTAGATTGCTAATCCGTTGTACGGGTTTTTTATACCGAGGGTTCGAATCCCTCTCTTTCGGCTTTAGTCAATGACTTggtattttttctttatctttcaaATTCTCTTTCAacgagtcttttttttttttttttaattttaattaatagttaaaaatgtggaataaataaaatcctaagAACATTTTAAAATCAAGATAGGAAAACAGAaactttattgttattttttattcttcactCTTCACGTCCAGGATTCCGTCCTGGATCATTCTTTGGGAACCAAAAAGAAGCTGGTGTTGGGGTTGTTATTTGAGATCATGAGGGAAACTTTATTGCAGATGTGAGCAAGAAATTTAAAGCTCCTTTGGGTGCTAAAGAAGTGGAAGCAAAGGCTTTTGAAACAGGTATTACTTTTGCAAAGGAAGTAGGCATCTTGGAATTTGTGTTAGAAGGTGATTCTTTGATCATTGTCAACGCCCTGTGTGAGAAGACTCCAGCACCCTTCTCGGTGGCATGTTTAATTTATGGGATACAAGCTGGTTTAAATGAATTAAAGAATGTATATTTCTCTCACGTTCGTGGGAGTGGAATTTGCCTACTCACATGTTAGCTAAGTATGCTTTAGGCATTAGCAACTACTCTGCTTAGATTGATGAGTGTCCTTATTTTCTAGAACAACCTCTTATCTAAGATGTATATTCTGCTTTAATTAAATAAAGTTTGtgtgttttattaaaaaaaatgatgactaCTTAGTACCCACACAGAGTGAATGGCGTTACGGGAAATTACTTCAACAATAAGactaactaattttttttttttttaaatagtaacaatttttctttcaatgttTGTGCTTTCATGTGTAGATGAATCTCATTTATAGATAAGATCACGGTGGCCCTTCATATcaaaggtctttttttttttttttggttgaattatgtttctctttttgatCTGACGTTTACTAACAAACCAAATGCTTATCCTCTGAACTTTTTTTGACAGACTTATCCTCTGAACCTTGAAGGCTACAATTCTAATGAAAAATTTTCACTTTGCAAGAATAGGAGCACCATATTCTTCAGGACTCAACGACAGGCAGCTATAAAGAATCTGTTATATCATATTAGCCTTTATGCTTTGAGgctattctttttttgtttcgtaaaagttaataattttcattcatgggacgttactatattttttaattataaaaatttagggATTTGATGAtatttatactaaaattttatttcactCATAGATGCATAAATTTCATTACAActtaggtttttttgtgattgaaaaatgtagcaACAACTTTGAATAAtgataaatgaatttttttttatgatctaAACCTCATATGAAGtggttgttatctaagaaattgttgtaaaaaaatttcttctgtAACAGAAgctatatttatcatttgtataattttcattcatcatTATTGGAagttactatattttttaatacaaaaatatttagtgGTTTTATGATATTTAtaccaaaaaattatttcactcatagatgaataaatttcattacaCTCTAGgcttttttgtgattgaaaaatgtagcaACTTTGAATAATGAATGAAATTGTTGTTATGATTTAAACCTCACATGAAGtggttgttatctaagaaattgttgtaaaaaaatttcttttgtaacaGAAAGTcaaaaactatatttatcatttttataattctatgtgaaattctatttacattttttttataattattaatttactcCATCAAAAATGTTTTGTTGGtagttgataaattttaaatttaagatttttgtaacttttgttatggatgtgtagtaagtggctaacttttagaattaaaaaaaactaaattttaggattaaacaAGAATTGATAACTGTTATTAaaaactagcctctgagcaagCGCTCACTGTGCTCGCGCTCACTGTGCTCGCGCTCACTGTGCTCAAAAGCTCTTCTATCTTTTTGgggtaaaagttaataatttgtataaattataatttgagattactacatttttcaatcacaaaaaaatctagGGGTGTAATGAAATGCATAATACTCATTACActcctagattttttttgtggataaaaatgcagtaatcccaaattatattagaagcaaattattaaatttttatccaaaaaaatagaagaaccaCTGAGCACACACGTGCTCACAGGCtagtaataatttatatatgtatcaaataaaataacttaTATACATTTAGGATAGGCTAGGACAAGATAAGACAAGATGAGCAAAACCAGTTCTCACCTTATTATCCCTTTGGGGGTGGGGAAAATTTGTGCAGGGTAGATGGCAGATTAAGCTAGATAGGACATTTTTGTCATCCCCAATAATAAGAAGATAGTAAGGACTTTGGactataaatatttgaaatttgttaCCCACCCAAATAAGGCAATACTGAGGAACTCTAGCACTGAAAGGAATATTCTTGATCATGTGAGCTTTATAAGGGAGAAAGATACCTTCCACCAAATTGGTCTGCCatctatgagatttttttttttttttttggataggacCATCTATGAGATTGTGTGTGCGTTTGGCATCTGTCTttccaaatatttattttagtttcatCTTCAACTCTCCATTTTACTTCTAAATTAAGAACGGAACGAGCCTCCAAGATGCTACACCAAGCATAGGAGGCTCTAACTGGAGTTAtcaccttcaaaaaaaaaaaaggggggaaataTTTAGACTTTAGCAAACGAAAAGAAAGTGAGGATGTATTATTTAAGAGGGAAaatcatttttctcaaaaaaagagagggaaaattgCATAAACACCCACCAAAGGTTGGGGTTTTGTTCACATACATCTCTATGTtaccaatttaaaattttaaacctttCAAGTATTGTAATGGACAAAAGTGATCCATCTGTTCCATTTTGTATATTTTGAATGACGtaattaatgataaaaaattcattcttatataaatttttatcaaaatatttcttttgaattataataaattttaaatatttattgtaCATGAATCTCAATTAATATAtcttgttaaattttttgtccTCAACTAATATAAAACATTGAGTCAAGAGTCTTATAGTTCATTTGACGTAAATATATTCAAAGTTTAAATTTCTCCTCCCTTATTataacaatttattaaaaaaaatgggaggcattaaattttcattattttttttgtaaaagatttttttatttatatggtTTTTCTAGAATTAGAAACGCTGTTTCTTATATGCTATAGCCCTTTTATTTATGTACCTCTAGAcctacttttttttcattttttctttttatagagaatttTAATCTATAGTGTCTGTTtttaatgataactctttatcatattataacaatttattaaaaaaaataggaggcattaaattttcattattgtttttgtgaaagatttattttaattatatggtTTTTCTAGAATTAGAAACACGGTTTCTTATAAGTTATAGCCCTTTTATTTATGTACCTGTACCTCTAGactaccttttttttctttttcttttttatagaaaattttaatctaTAGGATTCGCttctaatgatagctctttatcatcaaaccaaaacattaattaatttttaatgtagataaagattgaaccccaaatatCTTATACagtcataaaaaattttaccaattgagctataaCTGCAACTCACTGTCCCTAAACTTACCTTAGAAAAGTCATTAAGAAACAACATTCCTAGATAAATGAACAGGAACACGGAACATCCTAACCTTTGATATTTGGACAAGATCCTAAACTCTTCTGTTGGGGGGCACACCTAAAAGTAAATGCTGTTTTGTGTGTCCaactctctctgtctctctctgcTGTGTAATGTGGTAAATAACCGACGGCAAGTCTTGTTGGTAAGGTGAGCCTCGCAGAAACACAGTTCCTCTCACTCACACAAAAAAGCttttattgattttggtttCCCTTTATTCCTTCTGTCTCTTTCTGATTGAAACTTTTCTCCCACCGTTTCACATGTAATTGTATCTCTTTCGTTACCTGTTTCCATTATCAATACCCCCCtctgaactctctctctctctctctctctctctctctcaccctcttttcccttttctccATTTGCGCTTTTCCTATCAAGCTTTCAATTTTTCTTGTTCCTTTGGCTTCTTTTACCTTTAATTTCATCTGGGTATTTCTTATTCCTCATGTTCTTGCAATAAAATCTCTAGGGTTTTGATGTTCACCTCTTTTGGCTACCTTgattttcaatcatttttctttaatttcatctgggtgtctcttttttttgttattgttgactAAAACTTGTAGGATTTTGATTTTAACTTCGTCGGCAGCTTTGATAATTTCACAAATTGTTCAATTCCCTCTGTTGGTTCACTCTAAGATCTCAATTTTGGATCTTGGGTTGTGTTGCTTTCTCTTTGACTCACTCATTTTCCACGCTGAATTTCAATTCCATTAAAGCAATGTCAAGTGGCTATGCTATTGAGCTCTACTTCGATCCCGCCCTTGAAAACCAGGTCTTGAAGGCCTGGAATGTATTAGCTCGTCGCCAAATCAGCACCCAGCTCATCGAAATCGAATCACGCCCGCATATCACACTCTTCTCAAGCCCCTCACTCGAACCCTCAAGACTTGAGAACATTGTCAAGAGCTTTGCTTCAAAGCAGGAACCTTTGCCTCTATCTTTCTCCTCAATTGGGTGCCTCTCCAATGACAACAATGTGCTCTTTCTCACGCCGACACCTACATTGTCTCTCCTTCAGTTCCAGTCTCAATTGTGTGATGCAATGAAGAAGGAAGGGATTGATATTGGGGATGATTATCGTCAGGACTCGTGGATTCCTTACTGTGCAGTTGCTCAGGATGTGCCAAGGGCTCGGTTTTGCGAGGCCTTATGTGTCTTGCGGGATTTGAAGTTGCCTGTTAATGGTTATGCTATGGATATCGGGTTGGTGGAATTTTCGCCTGTGCGCGAACTCTTCTCCTTTGTGTTTGGTAATTCAGTTGAAGCATGAGGTTTTCAGAACCATTGTTATGTCTTAATCTgatatttagctttttttttattatcaatgtGGTGCCTTTGTTGTTAATGTAGATCGATAGAAATGGTGCTGTTTAGAGCATAGTTACAGAATTTTCAGTTTATGTTTTTGTATGACTttccttttgcttcttttataattaataatttattttgctCAAATTGATAACATTGTTGGATAGTAGGCATTTCTTTGCGTTGCTCTGGATGTTCAGAGTATATAGCAGATGCGATGATATAATCTTACAGATATTGCTAATGGTTCTTTGGGGatcaaaagtttaattttggtttaaaattttgtattgggGGTCTTTCAGGACATGCTACCTTTGATTGTATGTCAATTTTTTCATTTGCCACCACATTCCTATAGATTTTTCTGTTATGAACGTAATCTGATTTGATCACTTTTGGTTCAATAATTTGAGAATCTTACTTGCTGCAGCAGGGCTTAGCTTTGTGAATCTTATTCCCATGTGGGTTGGCTTTGTGGATTCTGTTTCATCagtcctttcttttctttttgtcaccTTTAACCATTTCCTTTGTCCATCAATTTACCAATTTGTTCTCTTATCTTCATAGTCTTAGCTCTCAAGTACTTTACAATGCTTAATTATTGCTAATGTTATTCTAATGAACTCTACCTCACCATGATTCttagatttttatttgttgtagCATCTTAATTTCAATCTTGCAGCTCATGTTACAGAACTTTTGCTTCTCCACCTAAATAACCAAGTTCTCATATATGGTAAAAATACTACCTAGGTTGTTGACTATTCCACATTCTGTGACTAGGCTCTTCCTCTTCTAGTATCATTTGCCGAGGATAGCGGAATCTTTTGCTTTAGTGTGTGTATCTCAGGTTTTCTAGTTCTGTGAAAACCTTTTTCTCTGTTTGTACCAAGAAGCAGATATGTCACATATGCTGGCATTGCTGTGACATTTTTCTGTATCACTGCTCAAATGAAGTTACATTTTGTATGCATATTTTTGCTCTGACTCAATTGAATATATTGAATAATGGATGCCACTTGTTGTTTTGTCAATCAACATTGAGGAACTGTATATAAGCAGTTAGTTCATCTATAtacattaaagaaaaatatgggtTTGTTGAGTTTCTTGTTCATTGATAATGACATTCTAGCCATAATTTACGTCTTTTTGGGATAAGAAGAAGCATCTACTTCTTCCACGAGTAAAGACTGGCTGAGTATTACTCTTTGTTACATATTAGAAGATACATATCAATATCTTAAAAATTGTTTGATCTATGTAATGAATTTTCATTAAGTTTGGGTTTGAGGTGGGATGAAGGTGAGATAGCATAAAGAATAGAAACTGGTCCATCGAtactttcttgattttttaccTTAGAGATCTTGTGTAGTTAATTTTAGATTGTGTGTGTTGTGGTGCTTTTTAATGCTCAAATCCTTCCACTGGCCTTTAGTTCTCCATTCATCAACTATCAATTGTTATTTTAATGTATGAGGAGCTTAGCCAAGTTTAGGCTTGTTGCAGTTTGTGTACAAATTTAGTACCTAGTGAATGGGTGGTACATAGAAGTCAACTTTTGAACTGACAATTTGTTCCATCTCTCCAGATTTATGGTGTGGCATTGATGTCTTTTTATATTGCAGTGGAGTCCTCTTTTCTACCTTTCTTTATTCAACTCTATCTAGGGTGAAAAACATAATCTGGCTTGCCTTCATCTGTCCTGTATTTTGATTTCAgggtttatatttatatttggaCAATTATATGATTCATACACCCGGCTGGTCCATTACATCACTATCATTTTCCTGGCATCCAGCTAGAAACCCTGTTTGTCTTGTCCAGTATTATATGATCTGGCTGCCTGAATTACGAGAGCAGGCTAACCTATGGTGACTATATTATAGAAGTTCCTTTTCTGCATAGAAAAAACTGGGACTTCTGTTAGAGCTGAAATTAGTTTTTCCACTTGCAGTGGTGCATCTCCCCATCAGTTTTTGGCAGCCACAATGAGGATTAGCCTtctttatgcaaagaaatggCCTTTTAGGATGTTAATGCAGGATGAGTTAATTAACATGTGTACTGCTAGATTACATACAATTAATTGAAATAAgtcattattttcatatttatttgtctatttgtttttaactttaaaGAGTAGAAGAGCCTCTTGTTTGATTCTTCTCATCAATTGCCCTATATTGCCTTTTGCTTTGCACCCTCAATGTTTCTACTTTTCAGGTACTAATCCTTGTTGATATAATGTCCTTTCGTTTGTCCCATTCTAGAAAGTTTGGTGGGTGGAGCCTGTTCTTCAATGACACTAACCTCCTATATGTCATATTTGTCTTGCTTCTTGATTAAGTAATGCCAACAATGATGATGGACTCTGAGTTGCCTATTGTTTGCCTCATTTGTTTCGGTCTTTTTCAAGTACTAGGAGTCTAAGAATTGGTTAAGAAGTtcatttatgaaaaatgattttcttcCTCTGGGCACATATTACAAATTTGAAGCGTTTTATTTGTTCCCATTTTGTCTTGTCTGAATTAAGAACGAAGAATGAGCTAAAACCAGGCCCTACTCTTTTTTGGGGGGCTGAATAAGAGAATTTTTATTGAAGAAAGAAAGGGGAAGATGTACCTTCCCCATCTACCTTAGGCTTGCAAAAGAAATAATAAGAGAGAAGATGAAAATAGTTCCCTCAGTTTACATAAAGTCACATCCAGATAGGCAGTGGAAAGCTTTGTTATTTGAGGTGGTATTTTATGTCTTGGATGCATGGAACGTGATTGTTAGTTGTTACATGTATGTGGGATATAATTTAACTTCTTGTATGTGGACTTATACAAATACAACGTGATTGTTACTGTATATCTTATATAAggtgtttcttttcttttctttagcctaccaaaaaaatttggatataTTTACATGAGAAGGGTAGCAAATGTATGACACGGCATGGTTTTTTACCGTTTGTGTTCAATGTAAAAAGGATTTTGTCAAAACGGGTAATAAGTAAATGAGTTAATTTTGTTCTAACCCGCTTAATTTGCaatcaactttttatttttatttttaatttggataAACTTGCAATCAACTTGAAATTGTGTTCTTATTATTTGTATCAAGAGGGTTGACTTATTTTTGCCAAACTCgtttattcaaataaataaatgtatattGTAGCtaacataaatttgaattataaatatggaattgaataattaaaataattttaatggttatattattaaaattcttcatttatATTTCTTAGGTTTGCGTAATTCTATATTTTGATGGAACTTCATTGAATTGAAATAAGAATTTTTAGATAATGTGCTTTCAgtactttaataatattattctgaaatagaatttttattaaatttattggttttaattattataatacaTCTGCTTGCaaaattgtaagtgcacaattgcacatggacccaaagacaatcacgggctcaggcccaatgagccttaaacaatgaaatttgtagagtatgggcttgaaatctagattaagaTGCGGTAACTTGATAATacgctaaaagttacaaacacttgtaaataataaacgataattgcaaataagGCTCCTGACGTGGCCgagactacttctgtattatttctctttctttcttaaaggttacaattcttctttctttcttttgtttcttggaccccccctttctttggcgttcatccccttaaatacttcttttcctgatgctttatccacgtgttgctccaaccccctccctcctagatatttcttttcttagtgcctttgaatagtgaccagaagcttcagttctactgttcaggggtcacttccccattaatgcggctagggaggtaggtgcagagtctttaatgtggaggtgacagcctttgcttttggtatttttctaatacCGGTGTACttcgaaggttcagggtttcccccctttaaccaacagtctttccggaatattgccttgaccttcatagtgaagttTCGAGTTCTCCTGGGTCTATCCGAAGAGAAACTTACcatcggatgtgtcctcgga
This genomic stretch from Castanea sativa cultivar Marrone di Chiusa Pesio chromosome 1, ASM4071231v1 harbors:
- the LOC142622653 gene encoding uncharacterized protein LOC142622653, producing MSSGYAIELYFDPALENQVLKAWNVLARRQISTQLIEIESRPHITLFSSPSLEPSRLENIVKSFASKQEPLPLSFSSIGCLSNDNNVLFLTPTPTLSLLQFQSQLCDAMKKEGIDIGDDYRQDSWIPYCAVAQDVPRARFCEALCVLRDLKLPVNGYAMDIGLVEFSPVRELFSFVFGNSVEA